The Chryseobacterium tructae genome has a window encoding:
- a CDS encoding bacteriocin-like protein, which yields MKNLKKLSKESLKTLKGGITQECARIQYESSYCESKINPPKEGAVDACNKWCY from the coding sequence ATGAAAAATCTCAAAAAACTTTCAAAAGAAAGTCTAAAAACACTGAAAGGCGGTATCACCCAAGAATGCGCAAGAATTCAGTATGAATCCAGCTATTGCGAATCCAAAATAAATCCTCCTAAAGAAGGAGCAGTAGATGCGTGTAACAAATGGTGCTACTAG
- a CDS encoding vitamin K epoxide reductase family protein, with protein sequence MIFDKLINYLKLDKQEFIFQFNSHPNYPSALAFSDTLNFLGVKNDAYQLDKEYWDELPEEFIAIVDNAFSLVKKSGSNYSVYSEKAKTLDKEELYKNSTDFVLLFEKTENAENKTAFDFKPILYAVFAIILIYSFIYQSPYEAIFNLLSLAGVYISLEIFNQKFGNTSAVIGSICGAAPAAQTANSCDRIIKQDKTSVLGLKFSDFSLIYFTGLAILGLFLPATAYLIKGFSFVSILAIGYSLYIQAFVEKTFCRVCLLIISILVGQLIISAFFFQNLSFGVGALLLTVVLWAIIFSAVIYFNTLLEQKEELQKSNAKNLRFKRNYELFKSQLLEKDQIVFQDTETFSVGKKDARLRISIISNPYCGFCKGGHQLVESLLKKYPDDVSLQMRFNYTPERSNEKYNTLISDLTYIYNNKPEKEFLHAVEEWFETRDENKINTLSGGVPTSENLNPLIQMSIENSNAGLNFTPILIINGYQFPEKYDREDIAFFVDELIEDEEI encoded by the coding sequence ATGATTTTTGATAAACTAATTAACTACCTAAAACTTGATAAACAGGAATTTATTTTCCAGTTCAATTCTCATCCCAACTATCCGTCTGCATTAGCATTCAGTGATACCTTAAACTTTTTAGGGGTAAAAAATGATGCCTATCAGCTTGATAAAGAATATTGGGACGAGCTTCCGGAAGAATTTATCGCTATTGTTGACAATGCATTTTCATTGGTAAAAAAATCAGGAAGCAATTACTCCGTTTATTCCGAAAAGGCAAAAACATTAGACAAAGAAGAGCTTTACAAAAATTCTACAGACTTTGTACTTCTGTTTGAAAAGACTGAAAATGCGGAAAACAAAACAGCATTCGATTTCAAACCCATTTTGTATGCTGTATTTGCGATCATCCTTATCTATTCATTTATATACCAAAGTCCATATGAAGCGATCTTCAATCTCCTTTCATTGGCTGGTGTTTATATTTCACTGGAAATATTCAATCAAAAATTTGGAAACACTTCTGCCGTCATAGGAAGTATTTGTGGAGCTGCACCTGCTGCTCAAACTGCGAACTCCTGCGACAGAATTATTAAACAAGACAAAACAAGTGTCTTAGGTTTAAAGTTTTCTGATTTCTCACTGATCTATTTTACCGGACTAGCTATATTGGGATTATTTTTACCCGCCACCGCGTATCTTATAAAAGGATTTTCTTTTGTTTCAATATTGGCAATCGGTTATTCTTTATACATCCAGGCTTTTGTTGAAAAAACATTTTGTAGAGTTTGTCTTTTAATCATCTCTATCCTGGTTGGACAATTAATAATCAGTGCTTTCTTCTTCCAGAATCTTTCTTTTGGAGTGGGCGCTCTTTTATTGACGGTTGTTTTATGGGCGATCATCTTTTCAGCAGTAATATATTTTAACACACTGCTTGAACAAAAAGAAGAACTTCAAAAATCTAATGCTAAAAATCTTAGGTTTAAAAGAAACTACGAGTTATTCAAAAGTCAATTATTAGAAAAAGATCAAATCGTCTTTCAGGATACTGAAACATTTTCAGTGGGAAAAAAAGACGCAAGACTTCGTATTTCTATTATTTCTAATCCTTATTGTGGCTTTTGTAAAGGTGGCCATCAACTGGTGGAAAGTCTTTTAAAGAAATATCCTGATGATGTTTCTTTACAAATGAGATTCAATTATACTCCTGAAAGATCCAATGAGAAATACAACACCTTAATTTCAGATCTTACCTACATCTACAACAATAAACCAGAGAAAGAATTCCTACACGCAGTGGAAGAATGGTTCGAAACAAGAGACGAAAATAAGATCAACACTCTGTCTGGTGGAGTTCCTACCTCTGAAAACCTGAATCCACTGATTCAAATGAGTATAGAGAACAGTAATGCAGGGCTTAACTTCACCCCTATTCTGATCATTAATGGCTACCAATTTCCAGAAAAATACGATCGAGAAGACATCGCATTCTTTGTTGATGAACTCATAGAAGACGAAGAAATTTAA
- a CDS encoding DUF3810 domain-containing protein, which yields MHTNNTLHIYKKKRFWAGVLLAQFLLFYSFSKFSLMISFFDQFFELQKKVHQMTFSWLPFSMGDVIYIVLGIVLLYSLIALYKKTKRSTSFLRILIIVNIFYFTYQIFWGMLYFQTPIIKKLSRQDAPDINKAKKLALQYLEKCKLTRSSVHEDHNGIFVVTSLKAVQQEILFQQTRLPQYISNKRATQILAIKPSLFKNVMNFTGILGYYNPFTAEAQYNSELPHTFIPFTTAHESSHQLGFAREQEANFIGYLIGVHSNNTDLKYSTEYFTLKSLLRFIVEEDPEFVKSVIRNYSPGMKRDRAYEKSFILRHQGWLDDFFGFTNNLFLKSNQQEGSVTYSYYIDLLLNYEK from the coding sequence GTGCACACTAACAATACATTACATATATATAAGAAGAAGAGATTTTGGGCAGGTGTTTTACTTGCCCAATTTCTTTTGTTTTATAGTTTTTCGAAATTTTCACTAATGATCTCTTTCTTTGATCAATTTTTCGAACTCCAAAAAAAAGTACATCAGATGACATTCAGCTGGCTTCCTTTTTCGATGGGAGATGTCATCTATATCGTGCTGGGAATTGTCCTTTTATACAGCCTTATTGCCTTATATAAGAAAACAAAAAGAAGTACTTCCTTTCTGAGAATCCTTATCATTGTCAATATCTTTTACTTTACTTACCAGATATTCTGGGGAATGTTGTATTTTCAGACTCCGATCATTAAAAAACTTTCCAGACAGGATGCTCCTGATATAAATAAAGCGAAAAAACTAGCCTTACAATATCTTGAAAAATGTAAACTGACACGTTCATCAGTCCATGAGGACCACAATGGTATCTTCGTTGTTACCAGTCTAAAGGCTGTGCAACAAGAAATCCTTTTCCAGCAAACCAGACTTCCACAGTATATTTCCAATAAAAGAGCAACTCAGATCCTTGCTATAAAACCGAGTTTATTTAAAAATGTCATGAACTTTACAGGCATCTTGGGCTACTACAATCCTTTTACAGCAGAAGCGCAATATAATTCCGAATTACCTCACACTTTCATTCCTTTTACCACCGCTCACGAAAGTTCCCATCAATTAGGTTTTGCCAGGGAACAGGAGGCTAATTTTATCGGATATCTGATAGGGGTTCATTCTAACAATACAGATTTAAAGTACAGTACTGAATATTTTACTTTGAAAAGTCTCTTACGATTCATTGTTGAAGAAGATCCTGAGTTTGTAAAGTCTGTTATTCGAAATTATTCTCCAGGCATGAAAAGAGACCGTGCTTACGAGAAAAGCTTTATACTCAGACACCAGGGCTGGCTGGATGACTTTTTTGGATTTACCAATAATCTATTCTTGAAAAGCAATCAACAAGAGGGTTCTGTAACCTACTCTTACTATATTGATCTCCTTTTAAACTACGAAAAATAG